Proteins encoded in a region of the Mycobacterium branderi genome:
- a CDS encoding NifU family protein, which yields MTDRPKEIQGDAQWRTAGDRIQTLLDATAAGGAAARERAEQLVREVVELYGEGLARIVGTVDDPAVMERLAGDDLVASLLLVHGLHPHDLSRRVSDALDRVRPYLGSHGGDVHLLDVDGDTVRLQFAGSCRSCPSSAVTLELAVQDAIRAAAPEVSSIEVVTAEAESSVIPADSLLAKVRSNGGSAWHQVPDIADLTSGEVGGFLVEGTVVLACRVGEALYAYRDHCPGCDGSLAGAELRGAVLRCPRCHAHFDVVHAGGGLDDATAHLDPIPLLERDGVLSLAMPAEPLGAPA from the coding sequence ATGACGGATCGCCCCAAGGAGATTCAGGGGGACGCGCAATGGCGCACGGCGGGCGATCGGATCCAGACTCTGCTGGACGCCACCGCGGCCGGCGGGGCCGCCGCACGTGAACGCGCCGAGCAGCTGGTCCGGGAGGTAGTCGAGCTCTACGGCGAGGGCCTGGCCCGGATCGTGGGCACGGTCGACGATCCGGCTGTCATGGAGCGCCTCGCGGGCGACGACTTGGTGGCCAGCCTGCTGCTGGTGCATGGTTTGCACCCGCACGATCTGTCCCGGCGGGTGTCGGACGCACTGGACCGGGTGCGTCCCTACCTCGGTTCGCATGGCGGTGACGTGCACCTGCTCGACGTCGATGGCGACACCGTGCGGCTGCAGTTCGCCGGTAGCTGCAGGAGCTGCCCGTCGTCGGCCGTCACGCTCGAGCTGGCGGTCCAGGACGCGATTCGTGCTGCGGCACCGGAGGTTTCGTCGATCGAGGTGGTGACCGCCGAAGCCGAATCGTCGGTGATTCCGGCCGACTCCCTGCTGGCGAAGGTCCGTTCCAACGGCGGATCCGCCTGGCATCAGGTGCCCGACATCGCGGACCTGACTTCCGGTGAAGTGGGCGGCTTCCTCGTCGAGGGCACCGTGGTGTTGGCCTGCCGCGTGGGTGAGGCGCTGTACGCCTACCGCGACCACTGCCCGGGTTGTGACGGGTCGCTTGCAGGTGCGGAACTGCGTGGTGCCGTGCTGCGCTGCCCGCGCTGTCACGCGCATTTCGACGTCGTCCATGCGGGCGGCGGGCTGGACGACGCGACCGCGCATCTGGATCCGATCCCGCTGCTGGAGCGCGACGGGGTGCTGTCTCTCGCGATGCCGGCCGAACCTTTGGGGGCGCCCGCATGA
- a CDS encoding DUF5947 family protein, producing MTTPYDVLARITTNRRAPEPVGERCEMCSEPIAGEHQHVVNVSARALMCVCRACYLLFTDSQAELRYRAVPDRYLAFPDFALDRRAWEALQIPVGVAFFFRNSALGRTVAFYPGPAGACESELDLDAWTAISAADSRVALLADDVEALLVRVPDNGQPESYLVPIDACYEFVGRLRMLWRGFDGGQDAREFIDEFFANVAARSRKTPR from the coding sequence ATGACCACCCCCTACGACGTGCTGGCGCGCATCACCACCAACCGGCGAGCCCCTGAACCAGTCGGCGAGCGGTGCGAGATGTGCTCGGAACCGATCGCCGGCGAGCACCAGCACGTCGTGAATGTGTCTGCGCGAGCACTGATGTGCGTCTGCCGGGCCTGCTATCTGCTGTTCACCGACTCCCAGGCGGAGCTACGCTACCGCGCGGTGCCCGATCGGTATCTGGCGTTCCCGGATTTCGCATTGGACCGCCGTGCGTGGGAGGCGTTGCAGATCCCGGTCGGGGTGGCGTTCTTCTTCCGCAACTCGGCTCTCGGACGCACGGTGGCCTTCTATCCCGGCCCGGCCGGGGCATGCGAATCGGAACTGGATTTGGACGCCTGGACCGCGATCAGCGCCGCCGACTCTCGGGTTGCTCTGCTGGCCGACGACGTCGAGGCACTGCTGGTGCGAGTGCCGGACAATGGGCAACCCGAAAGCTATCTGGTCCCGATCGACGCCTGCTACGAATTCGTCGGACGGCTGCGCATGCTGTGGCGCGGCTTCGACGGCGGCCAGGACGCACGGGAGTTCATCGACGAATTCTTCGCGAACGTCGCGGCGCGCAGCAGAAAGACACCGCGATGA